One window of the Lytechinus pictus isolate F3 Inbred chromosome 5, Lp3.0, whole genome shotgun sequence genome contains the following:
- the LOC129260437 gene encoding cytochrome P450 2D6-like isoform X2 has product MSMFAEMISVSYLATTTATFLVGYLLVKQLIGKRYRLPPGPKGWPFIGSYPTIVSGKYDQRELFGMWAEEYGDIYTFNVFGTRFVILNSHDLVQEAFQSPDINDRAPILPCNRALNRPNTGLGLISENEGPLWKEQRRFVISNLRNVRKSNNNFEDLVMAEAAKLVKEFANRKCVAFDPADSIFVTASNVVIGIVTGKTYDYNDEEFVELTKKARAIFEWMGPGSFFYHVPVLSYMPFEINKMGDAAAKGMFDFLDKILQRHRQSYDPADKPTDLIEDFLHEQAKRNAKNMDVGSFNDLCLKQVVWDLILGGFETVSTSILWYFLLMAQHPDIQANVQAELDKVVGRDRLPSLSDRHKLPHTESTMVECYRICKVLPTQIPHRTRCDVKIGGYDIPKGTNVATNAYMLASSAAVWSDPEQFVPDRFIDKESGLFDSKLEAKLMEFGSGRRVCPAEQLARTELFVFFTHILHRFTLKLPEGTPISMAGKCGLTYHPDPFKFEAVPRNSTIEEGAFL; this is encoded by the exons ATGTCGATGTTTGCAGAAATGATTTCGGTGTCGTATCTGGCTACGACCACGGCCACTTTCCTCGTTGGATACCTTCTCGTCAAACAGCTAATTGGTAAACGATACAGGCTCCCGCCTGGTCCAAAAGGCTGGCCTTTCATCGGATCGTACCCAACTATCGTATCAGGAAAGTATGACCAAAGGGAACTATTTGGCATGTGGGCTGAGGAGTATGGGGATATCTACACGTTCAACGTCTTTGGGACCCGATTCGTCATCTTGAACAGCCACGACCTAGTTCAAGAGGCGTTTCAGAGCCCAGACATCAACGATCGCGCCCCAATACTTCCTTGTAATAGAGCCCTGAACAGACCAAACACGG gaCTCGGGTTAATCTCAGAAAACGAAGGCCCACTCTGGAAAGAACAACGCCGTTTTGTCATCAGTAACCTCCGTAATGTGAGGAAATCAAACAACAATTTTGAGGATTTGGTGATGGCGGAAGCGGCCAAACTTGTCAAAGAATTCGCCAACCGGAAGTGTGTTGCCTTCGATCCAGCTGACAGTATTTTTGTCACGGCATCCAACGTTGTCATCGGCATCGTTACAGGAAAGACCTATGACTACAACGACGAGGAGTTCGTGGAGCTCACCAAGAAGGCGCGGGCAATCTTTGAATGGATGGGTCCAGGATCATTCTTCTACCATGTCCCAGTACTGTCCTACATGCCTTTCGAGATCAACAAGATGGGAGATGCCGCTGCTAAGGGTATGTTCGACTTTCTGGACAAGATCCTGCAGAGACATCGGCAGTCATATGACCCGGCAGACAAGCCAACAGACTTGATAGAGGATTTTCTACATGAACAGGCGAAACGAAATGCAAAG AACATGGATGTGGGATCGTTCAATGATCTATGCCTTAAACAGGTTGTATGGGATCTCATCCTGGGTGGCTTTGAGACTGTCTCCACTAGCATTTTGTGGTACTTTCTCCTCATGGCCCAACACCCAGATATACAG GCCAATGTCCAGGCCGAGCTCGATAAGGTCGTCGGGCGGGATCGTCTCCCATCCCTGTCCGACCGCCACAAACTTCCCCACACGGAATCGACCATGGTGGAATGCTATCGAATCTGCAAGGTTCTCCCTACCCAAATTCCACACCGTACTCGTTGCGATGTGAAGATTGGAGGCTACGACATCCCGAAGGGAACGAACGTCGCCACGAATGCCTACATGCTCGCGTCCTCGGCTGCTGTCTGGAGTGATCCCGAACAGTTCGTCCCGGACAGATTCATCGATAAAGAGTCGGGACTGTTCGACAGCAAACTGGAAGCTAAACTTATGGAATTCGGAAGTG GTCGAAGGGTGTGTCCTGCAGAACAACTGGCTCGTACAGAACTCTTTGTGTTCTTCACACACATCTTACATCGCTTCACCCTTAAACTACCGGAAGGGACACCCATTTCTATGGCGGGAAAGTGTGGTTTGACGTACCATCCTGACCCCTTTAAATTCGAAGCGGTTCCCCGAAATTCAACCATCGAAGAAGGGGCTTTcctatag
- the LOC129260437 gene encoding cytochrome P450 2D6-like isoform X1 — translation MSYQYIITPMLQKMSMFAEMISVSYLATTTATFLVGYLLVKQLIGKRYRLPPGPKGWPFIGSYPTIVSGKYDQRELFGMWAEEYGDIYTFNVFGTRFVILNSHDLVQEAFQSPDINDRAPILPCNRALNRPNTGLGLISENEGPLWKEQRRFVISNLRNVRKSNNNFEDLVMAEAAKLVKEFANRKCVAFDPADSIFVTASNVVIGIVTGKTYDYNDEEFVELTKKARAIFEWMGPGSFFYHVPVLSYMPFEINKMGDAAAKGMFDFLDKILQRHRQSYDPADKPTDLIEDFLHEQAKRNAKNMDVGSFNDLCLKQVVWDLILGGFETVSTSILWYFLLMAQHPDIQANVQAELDKVVGRDRLPSLSDRHKLPHTESTMVECYRICKVLPTQIPHRTRCDVKIGGYDIPKGTNVATNAYMLASSAAVWSDPEQFVPDRFIDKESGLFDSKLEAKLMEFGSGRRVCPAEQLARTELFVFFTHILHRFTLKLPEGTPISMAGKCGLTYHPDPFKFEAVPRNSTIEEGAFL, via the exons ATGTCGTATCAATACATTATCACTCCTATGTTGCAGAAAATGTCGATGTTTGCAGAAATGATTTCGGTGTCGTATCTGGCTACGACCACGGCCACTTTCCTCGTTGGATACCTTCTCGTCAAACAGCTAATTGGTAAACGATACAGGCTCCCGCCTGGTCCAAAAGGCTGGCCTTTCATCGGATCGTACCCAACTATCGTATCAGGAAAGTATGACCAAAGGGAACTATTTGGCATGTGGGCTGAGGAGTATGGGGATATCTACACGTTCAACGTCTTTGGGACCCGATTCGTCATCTTGAACAGCCACGACCTAGTTCAAGAGGCGTTTCAGAGCCCAGACATCAACGATCGCGCCCCAATACTTCCTTGTAATAGAGCCCTGAACAGACCAAACACGG gaCTCGGGTTAATCTCAGAAAACGAAGGCCCACTCTGGAAAGAACAACGCCGTTTTGTCATCAGTAACCTCCGTAATGTGAGGAAATCAAACAACAATTTTGAGGATTTGGTGATGGCGGAAGCGGCCAAACTTGTCAAAGAATTCGCCAACCGGAAGTGTGTTGCCTTCGATCCAGCTGACAGTATTTTTGTCACGGCATCCAACGTTGTCATCGGCATCGTTACAGGAAAGACCTATGACTACAACGACGAGGAGTTCGTGGAGCTCACCAAGAAGGCGCGGGCAATCTTTGAATGGATGGGTCCAGGATCATTCTTCTACCATGTCCCAGTACTGTCCTACATGCCTTTCGAGATCAACAAGATGGGAGATGCCGCTGCTAAGGGTATGTTCGACTTTCTGGACAAGATCCTGCAGAGACATCGGCAGTCATATGACCCGGCAGACAAGCCAACAGACTTGATAGAGGATTTTCTACATGAACAGGCGAAACGAAATGCAAAG AACATGGATGTGGGATCGTTCAATGATCTATGCCTTAAACAGGTTGTATGGGATCTCATCCTGGGTGGCTTTGAGACTGTCTCCACTAGCATTTTGTGGTACTTTCTCCTCATGGCCCAACACCCAGATATACAG GCCAATGTCCAGGCCGAGCTCGATAAGGTCGTCGGGCGGGATCGTCTCCCATCCCTGTCCGACCGCCACAAACTTCCCCACACGGAATCGACCATGGTGGAATGCTATCGAATCTGCAAGGTTCTCCCTACCCAAATTCCACACCGTACTCGTTGCGATGTGAAGATTGGAGGCTACGACATCCCGAAGGGAACGAACGTCGCCACGAATGCCTACATGCTCGCGTCCTCGGCTGCTGTCTGGAGTGATCCCGAACAGTTCGTCCCGGACAGATTCATCGATAAAGAGTCGGGACTGTTCGACAGCAAACTGGAAGCTAAACTTATGGAATTCGGAAGTG GTCGAAGGGTGTGTCCTGCAGAACAACTGGCTCGTACAGAACTCTTTGTGTTCTTCACACACATCTTACATCGCTTCACCCTTAAACTACCGGAAGGGACACCCATTTCTATGGCGGGAAAGTGTGGTTTGACGTACCATCCTGACCCCTTTAAATTCGAAGCGGTTCCCCGAAATTCAACCATCGAAGAAGGGGCTTTcctatag